A genomic segment from Roseibium algicola encodes:
- a CDS encoding citrate synthase/methylcitrate synthase, with product MTEAPNPARMTPDPIAGLEGVVAATTMLSHVDGQKGVLILYGRHIEDLAGKLSFEEAVRHLWQDFQMPEASSLREAFGEARRAAFAVMPVLEAAPSSLGVYERMQLGLAALPMSTGLPDSIAISGALPVFLAASHRIARGQTPIAPDSTLETATDLLRMLTGALPPADHAAALNRYLVTILDHGLNASTFTARVIGSTQANLKQAVVGAMGALSGPLHGGAPGPVLDMIDAIGRPENAAAWIGEALARKERLMGFGHRIYRTRDPRADVLKAGLRLLGPENPKVRLAEEIEQAALAALKTAKPDRPLETNVEFYTAVLLDAIGIDRTLFTPLFAVGRTPGWCAHVLEQQETGKLIRPSSHYVGPSPA from the coding sequence ATGACCGAAGCGCCGAACCCCGCCCGGATGACGCCTGACCCGATTGCCGGTTTGGAGGGCGTTGTTGCCGCCACCACCATGCTCAGCCATGTCGACGGCCAAAAGGGTGTCCTCATCCTCTATGGCCGCCATATCGAAGATCTGGCCGGCAAGCTGAGCTTCGAGGAGGCCGTCCGGCATCTGTGGCAGGATTTCCAGATGCCTGAGGCCTCGTCCCTGCGTGAGGCTTTCGGTGAAGCCCGGAGGGCCGCCTTTGCCGTCATGCCGGTTCTTGAAGCTGCGCCTTCCAGCCTCGGCGTTTATGAACGCATGCAGCTGGGCCTGGCTGCCTTGCCGATGTCCACCGGCCTGCCCGACTCGATTGCGATCAGCGGCGCATTGCCCGTCTTTCTGGCTGCGTCGCACCGGATTGCCAGGGGACAGACGCCGATCGCACCGGACAGCACCCTGGAGACCGCAACCGATCTTCTGCGCATGCTGACGGGCGCGCTGCCGCCTGCCGACCATGCCGCCGCGCTCAACCGCTATCTGGTGACAATCCTGGATCACGGGCTGAACGCTTCCACCTTCACGGCGCGCGTGATCGGCTCGACCCAGGCGAACCTGAAACAGGCCGTTGTTGGTGCGATGGGCGCCCTCAGCGGGCCGCTGCATGGCGGCGCGCCGGGCCCTGTGCTGGACATGATCGATGCTATCGGCCGTCCGGAAAACGCAGCTGCCTGGATCGGCGAAGCCTTGGCACGCAAGGAGCGGCTGATGGGATTCGGTCACCGGATCTACAGGACAAGGGATCCGCGCGCGGACGTCCTGAAGGCAGGGCTGCGCCTGCTTGGGCCTGAGAACCCAAAAGTGCGTCTGGCGGAGGAGATCGAACAGGCAGCGCTTGCCGCACTGAAAACTGCCAAGCCCGACCGGCCGCTGGAAACCAACGTGGAGTTCTATACCGCCGTCCTGCTGGACGCGATCGGCATCGACCGGACCCTGTTCACGCCGCTGTTTGCCGTCGGCCGGACACCGGGCTGGTGCGCCCATGTCCTGGAACAGCAGGAAACCGGCAAATTGATCCGGCCATCGTCGCATTATGTCGGGCC
- a CDS encoding GNAT family N-acetyltransferase — protein sequence MDASQVSEGLDQANLGDAVAMTELARRAYAHYIPVINAVPVPMTADYAAHIRRDDVWVLRSGTSLAASLVLIRHPDHLLIESIAVDPEEQGKGRGRQLLDWARRRAADFGLSEIRLYTNVLMTENRAWYQRAGFAETHQEQRGDKRIVHMRLTL from the coding sequence ATGGACGCCTCACAGGTTTCCGAAGGCCTTGACCAGGCGAACCTGGGTGATGCAGTCGCGATGACCGAACTCGCGCGGCGGGCCTATGCGCATTATATCCCGGTCATCAACGCTGTCCCCGTGCCAATGACCGCCGATTATGCCGCGCATATCCGGCGGGACGACGTCTGGGTGCTCCGCTCCGGCACCTCTCTTGCCGCCAGCCTTGTTCTGATCCGGCATCCGGACCATCTCCTGATCGAAAGCATTGCCGTTGATCCGGAAGAGCAGGGCAAGGGCCGTGGCAGGCAGCTGCTCGACTGGGCGCGGCGGCGCGCAGCGGACTTCGGGCTGAGCGAAATCCGGCTCTATACTAACGTACTCATGACCGAAAACCGGGCCTGGTACCAGCGTGCGGGTTTCGCGGAAACCCATCAGGAACAGCGCGGCGACAAGCGGATCGTCCACATGCGGCTGACACTGTGA
- the modC gene encoding molybdenum ABC transporter ATP-binding protein produces the protein MLDVDITGRVGQLDLEARFNSRGGVTSLFGQSGAGKTTLTNMIAGLIKPLSGHITVNGTTLFDANKSINLSVQARRIGHVFQDARLFPHLSVASNLTYARWAGRRPGTRDMAEVVDLLGLAGLLERKPGTLSGGERQRVAIGRALLSDPRLLIMDEPLANLDQARRNDILPYLDRLCVEAGIPILYVSHSIEEVARLSNTLVILSDGRTPAFGPVADMLARTDLGRATGRHEASALLEGTVTRCDPDWGLTDVDIGGATLQIPDMAAVPGDAVRLRIRARDVALAVKPPEGLSIRNAFAATIRSISSESGPYAEILCSVSGQVLRARITRASVADLDLHTGKDVTVLIKSVAIDRRQRAPALSDTATGEEFAG, from the coding sequence ATGCTTGATGTCGACATCACCGGCCGTGTCGGTCAACTTGATCTTGAAGCCCGGTTCAACAGCCGGGGCGGGGTGACATCGCTTTTCGGCCAGTCGGGCGCCGGCAAGACAACGCTCACCAACATGATCGCCGGGCTGATCAAGCCGCTCAGCGGACATATCACCGTCAACGGCACGACCCTTTTCGACGCGAACAAGAGTATCAACCTCTCGGTTCAGGCACGCAGGATCGGTCACGTCTTTCAGGACGCCCGGCTGTTTCCGCATCTCAGCGTTGCCTCGAACCTCACCTATGCGCGCTGGGCGGGCCGCAGGCCTGGGACCCGGGACATGGCCGAAGTGGTCGATCTGTTGGGGTTGGCTGGGCTCCTGGAGCGAAAGCCCGGAACTCTTTCTGGCGGCGAGAGGCAACGGGTGGCCATCGGGCGGGCGCTTCTGTCGGACCCGCGGCTCCTGATCATGGACGAGCCGCTGGCCAATCTCGATCAGGCGCGGCGAAACGACATTCTTCCGTATCTGGACCGTCTGTGCGTGGAAGCGGGAATCCCGATCCTCTATGTCAGCCATTCCATCGAGGAGGTGGCGCGCCTGTCCAACACGCTCGTGATCCTGTCGGATGGACGCACGCCCGCCTTTGGACCGGTGGCCGACATGCTCGCGCGGACCGATCTGGGCCGGGCAACCGGCCGTCACGAGGCCAGCGCGCTGCTGGAAGGTACCGTCACCAGATGTGACCCGGACTGGGGCCTGACCGATGTCGATATCGGCGGAGCCACACTGCAGATACCGGATATGGCAGCCGTGCCGGGCGATGCGGTGCGCCTGCGCATCCGGGCCAGGGACGTTGCCCTGGCAGTCAAACCGCCGGAGGGCCTGTCCATCCGCAATGCCTTCGCGGCGACAATCCGCAGTATTTCAAGTGAAAGCGGTCCCTATGCGGAAATCCTTTGCTCCGTCAGCGGACAGGTGCTGCGTGCCCGCATCACCCGCGCGTCCGTTGCCGACCTTGATCTCCACACAGGCAAGGACGTCACGGTTCTGATCAAGAGCGTTGCCATTGACCGGCGCCAGCGTGCACCGGCCCTGTCGGACACGGCTACCGGGGAGGAATTCGCTGGATAA
- a CDS encoding citrate/2-methylcitrate synthase, whose translation MSKPIYLSAREAAAELGVQPATLYAYVSRGLINSVAGPGKQRRYDAVDVRRMKGRKAADDYSGARPLTGDPVLETELTLISEAGPVYRGRPAVDLAQTSTLETVATLLWASQEDPFAESAPLPPPNLPEGLAPLDRLMVALAAWPLQDKAAYTQAPKLLQVKGAALLRYAVAALLNADPVDVPIHTQIANAFGVSSSAKNVIRAALILCADHELNTSAFATRCAASTRAPLHAALISGLGAFAGPRHGAASDRTTAWLSDVGPDTDIETLLSDRLSRGEPLPGFGHTIYRGPDPRAACLLDVLYRSEPAHPFVQRLPGLITVARDLFGEAPNIDLALAATQKTYDLPKDAGKIIFCAARMTGWIAHALEQYAAPEQIRPRAAYVGERPE comes from the coding sequence ATGAGCAAGCCGATCTACCTGTCCGCCCGTGAAGCCGCCGCCGAACTTGGTGTTCAGCCGGCAACCCTCTACGCCTATGTCAGCCGGGGGCTGATCAATTCCGTTGCCGGCCCGGGCAAGCAGCGCCGCTACGACGCGGTGGATGTGCGCCGCATGAAAGGCCGCAAGGCTGCCGACGACTACTCCGGTGCGCGGCCCCTGACCGGCGACCCGGTGCTGGAAACAGAACTGACGCTGATTTCGGAAGCCGGTCCGGTCTATCGTGGCCGGCCCGCGGTCGATCTGGCGCAAACCTCCACGCTTGAAACGGTGGCCACCCTGCTCTGGGCGTCGCAGGAAGACCCGTTTGCCGAAAGCGCTCCATTGCCCCCGCCCAACCTGCCAGAGGGGCTTGCGCCGCTGGACAGGCTGATGGTCGCGCTTGCCGCCTGGCCGCTGCAGGACAAGGCGGCCTACACGCAGGCACCCAAGCTTCTGCAAGTGAAAGGCGCTGCCCTGCTGCGCTACGCGGTTGCAGCTCTCCTCAACGCAGATCCGGTCGACGTGCCGATCCACACGCAGATTGCCAACGCTTTCGGCGTGTCGTCTTCGGCGAAGAACGTGATCCGGGCGGCGCTGATCCTGTGTGCCGACCACGAGCTCAACACCAGTGCCTTCGCGACGCGCTGCGCTGCCTCCACCCGGGCGCCCCTCCACGCAGCCCTCATTTCCGGTCTGGGGGCTTTTGCCGGCCCGCGCCACGGTGCTGCATCCGACAGGACAACGGCATGGCTGTCCGATGTCGGGCCGGACACCGATATAGAGACCCTGCTTTCGGACCGGTTGAGCCGGGGCGAGCCCCTGCCCGGCTTCGGTCACACGATCTACCGCGGGCCGGATCCGCGCGCCGCATGCCTGCTCGACGTGCTTTACCGCAGCGAGCCCGCGCACCCCTTCGTCCAGCGTCTGCCGGGTTTGATTACGGTCGCGCGTGACCTGTTCGGTGAAGCGCCGAACATCGATCTTGCCCTGGCGGCCACACAAAAGACCTATGACCTGCCGAAGGACGCCGGAAAGATCATCTTCTGCGCTGCCCGCATGACCGGATGGATCGCTCATGCGCTGGAGCAATACGCGGCGCCGGAACAGATCCGCCCGCGGGCCGCCTATGTTGGCGAGCGTCCGGAATAA
- the modB gene encoding molybdate ABC transporter permease subunit, translating into MDFFNLQPGEWQALLLTLKVASAALAVALPLAVLMAFVLARYRFTGHGAVNALVHLPLVLPPVVTGYVLLLTFGRKGPVGSFLDSVFGVTFAFNWTGAALAAGVMAFPLMVRPIRISFEAVDPKLEEAAKSLGAHRLTAFLTVTLPLALPGILGGAILGFAKAMGEFGATITFVSNIPGETRTLSLALYTATQTPGGELAAFRLTLIAAFVAFAALIASEALARRLRARMGGGHA; encoded by the coding sequence GTGGATTTTTTCAATCTCCAGCCCGGGGAATGGCAGGCCCTTCTCTTGACCCTCAAGGTCGCTTCTGCCGCCCTCGCTGTCGCGCTGCCGCTTGCCGTTCTGATGGCCTTCGTACTTGCCCGCTACCGGTTCACCGGCCACGGCGCCGTCAATGCTCTTGTGCATCTGCCGCTCGTCTTGCCACCGGTGGTCACGGGCTACGTGCTGCTGCTGACCTTTGGCCGCAAGGGTCCGGTCGGATCGTTTCTGGACAGTGTCTTCGGTGTCACCTTCGCCTTCAATTGGACCGGTGCAGCGCTTGCTGCCGGTGTGATGGCTTTTCCGTTGATGGTCAGGCCAATCCGTATTTCCTTCGAAGCCGTGGACCCGAAACTGGAAGAAGCGGCCAAGTCTCTTGGTGCCCATCGCCTGACCGCCTTTCTGACGGTCACCCTGCCTCTTGCCCTGCCGGGAATTCTCGGTGGCGCGATCCTGGGCTTTGCAAAGGCCATGGGCGAATTCGGTGCCACCATAACCTTCGTCTCCAACATTCCCGGGGAGACAAGAACCCTGTCTCTGGCGCTCTATACCGCCACCCAGACCCCTGGTGGAGAACTGGCTGCCTTCCGCCTGACGCTGATTGCGGCCTTTGTCGCCTTTGCGGCGCTGATCGCCTCGGAAGCACTGGCGCGCCGATTGCGCGCGCGCATGGGGGGTGGTCATGCTTGA
- a CDS encoding sensor histidine kinase encodes MLRKTKRRTWRRLKIGIGAAAILSTVALMWLTGLASLRITLAEVETGARANLAVQTAVLERLLDKFRLLSPLLARGPDIGQLLMSTGRSGDPGIAAIAAGMSGAEEIWLMDRQGNVVVSSQDGVPTGSFGGAERIGHAFEQALQGQLGRQLIPGTPEAASNYVFASPLRRGSSIVGVIAVRVSLEDVEQAWALSKEPLVALDGSGRIVVTNVPAWRGKRMDELSVGRDIADMSVAERIEVLLPATPSPYYYLQLTENLAVLGWQVRTLVTIEDARQRSGWAMLVALLVCVIAAGGIAILIVRREEFVRQERRNRASALRLERRVQSRTADLRRTNVLLEQEVREREQAEADLRLAQAELVQAAKLATLGRMSAALSHEYNQPLAAIRSDAEVAGMLIERGRADEALGNLSRIEGMVSRMAEIAKTLKGFTRKSGTDIKPVSLRQVIDEATLLLQPHIKQSKVRLDLALPTEDIIVKGGRIRLEQVVINLLSNALDAVSGNAASLAMPEVRLELRQEGSEAVLTVSDNGTGIDADVLPQIFDPFFTTKDVGAGLGLGLSIAYKIVHDFSGSLKAANRDGGGAVFTMRLPVADEHVLAAE; translated from the coding sequence ATGTTGCGCAAGACCAAGCGCCGGACCTGGCGCAGGCTGAAGATCGGTATCGGAGCGGCGGCGATCCTGTCGACGGTTGCACTGATGTGGCTGACCGGGCTTGCCAGCTTGCGGATCACGCTTGCGGAGGTGGAAACCGGTGCGCGGGCCAATCTTGCGGTTCAGACAGCCGTTCTCGAAAGACTTCTCGACAAGTTCCGCCTGCTGTCGCCGCTGTTGGCACGCGGTCCGGATATCGGTCAGTTGCTGATGAGCACAGGCAGGTCTGGAGACCCCGGCATCGCCGCGATCGCTGCCGGCATGTCGGGCGCGGAAGAGATCTGGCTGATGGACAGGCAAGGCAATGTCGTGGTCTCCAGCCAGGATGGTGTGCCGACGGGCTCCTTCGGCGGGGCGGAACGCATCGGACATGCCTTCGAACAGGCCCTACAGGGCCAGCTCGGTCGGCAGCTCATTCCCGGTACGCCAGAGGCCGCATCGAACTATGTCTTCGCCTCGCCCTTGCGTCGGGGCAGCTCCATCGTCGGTGTGATTGCCGTCCGGGTCAGTCTGGAAGACGTCGAGCAAGCCTGGGCACTCAGCAAGGAACCGCTGGTCGCGCTGGATGGCAGTGGCCGGATTGTGGTCACCAACGTTCCCGCATGGCGCGGCAAGCGGATGGACGAGCTTTCTGTCGGCCGGGATATCGCCGACATGTCGGTGGCGGAGCGCATCGAGGTCCTGCTGCCGGCAACGCCGTCTCCCTACTATTACCTGCAATTGACGGAGAACTTGGCCGTTCTCGGTTGGCAGGTCAGAACGCTTGTGACGATCGAGGATGCCCGCCAGCGATCCGGCTGGGCCATGCTGGTCGCGCTTCTGGTCTGTGTGATCGCCGCCGGAGGTATCGCCATCCTGATCGTCAGGCGGGAAGAATTCGTGCGCCAGGAACGGCGCAACCGGGCGAGCGCACTGCGCCTGGAGCGCCGTGTGCAATCACGGACTGCGGATCTTCGCCGCACCAACGTCCTTCTGGAACAGGAAGTGCGCGAGCGCGAACAGGCTGAAGCCGATTTGCGTCTGGCCCAGGCCGAACTCGTGCAGGCAGCCAAGCTCGCAACGCTCGGCCGGATGTCTGCGGCTCTCAGTCACGAGTACAACCAGCCACTGGCAGCTATCCGTTCCGATGCCGAAGTGGCAGGCATGCTGATCGAGCGGGGGCGTGCGGACGAGGCCCTCGGCAATCTCTCGCGGATCGAAGGCATGGTCAGCCGCATGGCCGAAATCGCCAAGACGCTGAAAGGCTTCACGCGCAAGTCGGGCACCGACATCAAGCCGGTGTCCCTGCGCCAGGTGATCGACGAGGCAACGTTGCTGCTGCAGCCACATATCAAGCAGAGCAAGGTGCGTCTCGATCTGGCACTGCCAACGGAGGATATCATCGTCAAGGGCGGGCGCATCCGCCTGGAGCAGGTGGTCATCAATCTCCTGTCCAACGCACTGGATGCCGTCAGCGGCAACGCCGCATCGCTTGCCATGCCCGAAGTGCGGCTGGAACTGAGGCAGGAAGGCAGCGAAGCGGTTCTGACCGTCAGTGACAACGGCACAGGCATCGATGCCGATGTGCTGCCACAGATCTTCGACCCGTTTTTCACCACCAAGGATGTCGGCGCCGGGCTCGGGCTGGGCTTGTCGATTGCCTACAAGATCGTTCATGACTTTTCCGGATCGCTGAAGGCGGCGAATCGCGACGGTGGCGGTGCGGTGTTCACCATGCGCCTGCCGGTGGCCGATGAGCATGTCCTTGCAGCGGAATGA
- a CDS encoding GNAT family N-acetyltransferase has product MTISLKTQVPDIDTYLRLRVDSGLSGYGRDAAEIGLKNSLFCVMLYDGDEAIGMGRLIGDGGCFVQVTDIAVLPAYQGQGLGKRIMAALTAHIESAFPPSTYVSLIADVPANALYAQFGFEETAPVSLGMARRAGVKNPA; this is encoded by the coding sequence ATGACAATCTCGCTGAAGACCCAGGTCCCCGACATCGATACCTATTTGCGCCTGCGGGTCGATTCCGGGCTGAGCGGCTACGGCAGGGACGCTGCGGAAATCGGGCTGAAGAACAGCCTGTTTTGCGTGATGCTATATGACGGTGATGAAGCGATCGGCATGGGGCGTCTCATCGGTGACGGCGGCTGTTTTGTCCAGGTAACGGATATCGCGGTTTTGCCCGCCTACCAGGGGCAGGGCCTTGGCAAGCGCATCATGGCAGCCCTGACTGCCCATATCGAAAGCGCATTCCCGCCCTCGACCTATGTCAGCCTGATCGCCGATGTTCCGGCCAATGCGCTTTATGCCCAATTCGGCTTTGAAGAAACCGCGCCGGTTTCCCTGGGTATGGCACGCCGGGCAGGTGTCAAAAACCCGGCCTGA
- a CDS encoding DUF1203 domain-containing protein, producing MFQIEPLPATEFAHLSSLSDTELAQKGIQVHISDGAFPCRVSLADAAPGTRVYLLNFEHQPGETPYRSQHAIFVADGAKENHPAPDTIPEVVAKRLLSARAFNRAHEMIDAEVVEGRELEGVIRTFFDNPQVDYIHLHFARRGCYAARVSRTAWT from the coding sequence ATGTTTCAGATCGAGCCTCTTCCCGCCACCGAGTTTGCACATTTGAGCAGCCTGAGTGACACGGAACTCGCGCAGAAGGGCATTCAGGTGCACATTTCGGACGGCGCGTTTCCCTGCCGTGTGTCACTTGCCGATGCAGCCCCGGGTACCCGGGTTTACCTGCTCAATTTCGAGCATCAACCAGGCGAAACGCCCTACCGCTCCCAGCATGCGATCTTTGTCGCCGATGGCGCGAAGGAAAACCATCCGGCCCCGGACACGATCCCGGAAGTCGTGGCAAAGCGCCTGCTGTCGGCACGAGCCTTCAACCGGGCCCACGAGATGATCGACGCGGAAGTCGTTGAAGGCCGTGAGCTGGAAGGTGTCATCCGGACGTTCTTCGACAATCCGCAAGTCGACTACATTCACCTGCATTTTGCTCGCCGCGGCTGCTACGCGGCAAGGGTTTCACGCACCGCATGGACCTGA
- the rsgA gene encoding ribosome small subunit-dependent GTPase A, translating to MVRNYSDFFPARPKNDGPDKNTSRLLSLGWQPYFAQQISSDELTATPPVRVVEVHRNAFHVVGEGLDEAILPVRNATVGDWLLLDRAHPPSSRVLERQSLLKRRAPGTDRQIQLIAANIDTVFVVSSCNQDFNIARLERYIALAFEAGIDPVIVLTKSDLASDPENYVDQARTISNSVPVVTLDARGDEPGLKLAAWCKPGKTVAFLGSSGVGKSTLTNALSGTEDIATQAIREDDAKGRHTTTHRQLHVVPGGCLVLDTPGMRELQLTDVAAGIDDLFSDLNELASRCRFTDCRHETEPGCAVQAALADGTLEPGRLNRWRKLKAEEAFNSASLAERRSKDRAFGKMVRSVMKQKKQKTWGLE from the coding sequence ATGGTACGGAACTATTCCGACTTCTTTCCCGCACGCCCTAAAAACGATGGGCCGGACAAAAACACTTCACGACTTCTTTCACTTGGCTGGCAGCCCTATTTTGCACAACAGATCAGCTCCGACGAGCTGACGGCAACACCGCCCGTCCGTGTTGTCGAGGTCCATCGAAACGCGTTTCACGTGGTCGGCGAAGGGCTTGACGAAGCGATCCTGCCTGTCAGGAACGCCACGGTAGGCGACTGGTTGCTGCTGGACCGCGCTCATCCGCCGTCAAGCCGGGTGCTGGAGCGACAGAGCCTGCTCAAACGCCGTGCACCCGGAACCGATCGACAGATCCAGCTGATTGCAGCCAACATCGACACGGTGTTCGTGGTGTCTTCCTGCAATCAGGACTTCAATATTGCCCGGCTGGAGCGGTACATCGCCCTTGCGTTCGAAGCCGGTATCGATCCGGTGATCGTCCTGACCAAGTCGGATCTGGCGAGCGATCCGGAAAACTATGTCGATCAGGCTCGGACGATTTCGAACTCGGTTCCGGTCGTGACGCTGGACGCGCGTGGCGATGAGCCGGGCCTGAAACTCGCGGCCTGGTGCAAGCCGGGCAAAACAGTTGCTTTCCTTGGCTCTTCGGGCGTCGGCAAGTCGACGCTAACGAACGCGCTTTCAGGCACCGAGGACATAGCCACTCAGGCTATTCGCGAAGACGATGCCAAGGGCCGTCACACGACGACCCACCGGCAACTTCACGTGGTTCCAGGCGGTTGTCTGGTGCTGGATACACCGGGCATGCGTGAACTGCAGCTGACGGATGTGGCAGCCGGGATCGATGATCTGTTCTCGGATCTGAACGAGCTGGCATCCCGTTGCCGCTTCACTGACTGCCGGCACGAAACGGAGCCCGGTTGCGCCGTTCAGGCCGCGCTGGCGGACGGCACCCTGGAACCTGGCCGGCTGAACAGGTGGCGAAAGCTGAAGGCGGAAGAAGCCTTCAACTCTGCAAGTCTGGCGGAGCGCAGGTCCAAGGACCGGGCATTCGGCAAGATGGTCCGAAGCGTCATGAAGCAGAAGAAGCAGAAAACCTGGGGCCTGGAGTAG
- a CDS encoding isocitrate lyase/PEP mutase family protein, with the protein MPTAAKRRAAFKALHEKGRAFLMPNPFDIGTARILDGLRFDAMATSSAGYAWTQGVKDAEGLITRDDALGHAADIIAATSVPVNGDLENGFGDSPDDVVATVKGAIEVGLAGCSIEDYTTDPKHPYYDLELAVERIKAAVDAKNRLAPDFVLTARSEGPVQTQHELDETIKRLNAFAEAGADCVYAPELKDKEQIAAVLAAVKAPMNVLAGRKNFHLTRKELGDMGVTRVSIGAGLARLAYRAFIAAAEDMKDGGTFGCFDRTETMPEGIPDFESFMKTRP; encoded by the coding sequence ATGCCGACCGCAGCCAAACGCCGTGCCGCCTTCAAAGCTCTTCACGAAAAAGGGCGTGCTTTCCTGATGCCGAATCCCTTCGATATCGGCACAGCCCGCATCCTCGACGGGTTGCGGTTTGACGCGATGGCCACGTCCAGCGCCGGATATGCCTGGACGCAAGGCGTGAAGGATGCCGAAGGGCTGATCACGCGCGACGATGCGCTCGGACATGCCGCTGACATCATTGCCGCGACCAGCGTGCCGGTGAACGGTGACCTGGAGAACGGGTTCGGCGACAGCCCGGACGATGTGGTGGCAACGGTCAAGGGGGCGATCGAGGTTGGCCTCGCCGGCTGCTCCATCGAGGATTACACGACCGATCCGAAACATCCCTACTACGATCTGGAGCTGGCGGTGGAGCGGATCAAGGCGGCGGTGGATGCCAAGAACCGGCTGGCTCCGGATTTCGTCCTGACTGCCCGCAGTGAAGGGCCCGTCCAGACGCAGCATGAACTTGACGAGACGATCAAGCGCCTTAACGCCTTTGCAGAGGCGGGTGCCGATTGCGTCTATGCACCGGAGCTGAAGGACAAGGAACAGATTGCCGCCGTTCTGGCCGCCGTGAAAGCGCCGATGAACGTCCTGGCCGGGCGCAAGAACTTCCACCTGACCCGCAAGGAACTGGGCGACATGGGCGTTACGCGTGTCTCCATCGGGGCAGGTCTGGCACGGCTTGCCTACCGGGCCTTCATTGCTGCTGCCGAAGACATGAAAGACGGTGGCACGTTCGGCTGTTTCGACAGGACCGAAACCATGCCGGAAGGAATTCCCGATTTTGAATCCTTCATGAAAACAAGGCCCTGA
- a CDS encoding pyridoxamine 5'-phosphate oxidase family protein → MPEDPTTLSDFNDPITTVDQLEAHAGTAPEKVRVKEIKALDDLCRQFIARSPFCLIATVDPEGVIDVSPKGDPAGFVTVLSDTVLAIPDRPGNRRLDSYHNLLKDPRVGLIFLIPGKGETLRVSGRARIVRDAWLLERMQVEGKQPAMALAVEITRAFMHCPKAMVRSKIWQPESWRNADDLGDIGDAMIRHGKLKQTPEALLEEATSEGLLRLY, encoded by the coding sequence ATGCCGGAAGATCCCACGACACTTTCAGATTTCAACGACCCGATAACAACGGTTGACCAGCTCGAAGCCCATGCCGGAACCGCGCCCGAAAAGGTGAGGGTAAAGGAGATCAAGGCACTGGACGACCTTTGCAGGCAGTTCATTGCACGATCTCCCTTCTGCCTGATCGCGACGGTCGATCCGGAGGGCGTGATCGATGTGAGTCCCAAGGGGGACCCGGCCGGTTTTGTCACCGTCTTGAGCGACACAGTGCTGGCGATCCCCGACCGCCCCGGTAACCGCCGCCTCGACAGCTACCACAACCTGCTGAAGGACCCGCGCGTCGGACTTATTTTCCTGATCCCGGGCAAGGGCGAGACCTTGAGGGTGTCGGGCAGAGCCCGCATCGTCCGGGATGCCTGGTTGCTGGAGCGGATGCAGGTGGAGGGCAAACAGCCGGCGATGGCGCTGGCAGTGGAGATCACCCGGGCATTCATGCATTGCCCGAAGGCCATGGTCCGCTCGAAGATCTGGCAACCGGAAAGCTGGCGTAACGCTGATGACCTGGGCGACATCGGCGATGCGATGATCCGGCATGGCAAGCTGAAACAGACCCCGGAGGCGCTTCTGGAAGAAGCCACCTCCGAAGGCTTGCTCAGGCTTTATTGA